A portion of the Microlunatus phosphovorus NM-1 genome contains these proteins:
- a CDS encoding TetR/AcrR family transcriptional regulator, which produces MIDHRSGPRRRGIVLEEAIREAALAELTEVGYGNLSMERVAQRARASKASVYSRWPSRAELVADLAHALMPDASDAPDTGDLRGDLISLFRAIAEVLAGPAGEALRGLLAEVLPDPARTLEIRSRSQHSARRALETVVQRAVDRGEVDANAVTPRRLDAGPAMLRQQFLFAGAPIPDDIIVGIVDEVALPLLIGLADQQREPFVRVE; this is translated from the coding sequence ATGATCGACCACCGAAGCGGGCCGCGGCGACGGGGAATCGTCTTGGAAGAGGCGATCCGCGAGGCCGCCTTGGCAGAGCTGACCGAGGTCGGCTACGGGAACCTGAGCATGGAGCGCGTCGCGCAGCGAGCACGGGCCAGCAAGGCCTCTGTGTACAGCCGCTGGCCGAGCCGTGCCGAGTTGGTCGCCGACTTGGCCCATGCCCTGATGCCAGACGCCAGCGATGCGCCCGACACCGGCGACCTCCGCGGCGACCTGATCAGCCTGTTCCGGGCGATCGCCGAGGTCCTGGCCGGGCCCGCCGGCGAGGCTCTCCGCGGTCTGCTGGCGGAAGTGCTGCCCGATCCAGCTCGCACCTTGGAGATCCGGAGCCGCTCACAGCACAGCGCACGACGGGCGCTGGAGACGGTCGTGCAGCGTGCGGTGGACCGCGGCGAGGTCGACGCCAACGCCGTGACGCCTCGTCGGCTGGACGCCGGGCCGGCCATGCTGCGCCAACAATTCCTCTTCGCCGGCGCGCCGATCCCCGACGACATCATCGTCGGCATCGTCGACGAGGTGGCGCTGCCGCTACTCATCGGGCTCGCCGACCAGCAGCGTGAGCCCTTCGTGCGGGTCGAGTGA
- the treS gene encoding maltose alpha-D-glucosyltransferase, with product MTDHEPSEISYDEQFYPARPRRLRPRARLRLFTRRPKEQIGKPVGDNEHYVSWLTDQSMLADATEFARKFAGQGSMWQNPFANPDPRAAIEKTSVWFTAYPISMITKPGTSFLGTLGDPELWSAFQAIGIDGLHTGPVKKAGGLDGWNATPSVDGHFDRISTQIDDLFGTEDEFRAMCEVATVHDGTVIDDIVPGHTGKGADFRLAEMKVGDYPGIFHMVEIPEDDWKLLPRVPRGRDSVNLDADAERRLQQAGYIIGRLQRVIFYDPGIKDTNWSATAPVLGPDGVERRWVYLHYFKEGQPSINWLDPSFAGMRLVIGDALHSLGDLGSGALRLDANGFLGVERNTDDSPAWSEGHPLSEAANQLIASMVRKVGGFTFQELNLSIDDIARGSARGADLSYDFVTRPAYHHSLATGDTEFLRLTMHLAAGLGVEPVSLVHALQNHDEMTYELVHFAAVHSAELFTFRGEEITGSALAELIRSELIERLTGEAGPYNATFTQNGIASTTATIIAASLGITEIDDLSVDQVESIKNAHLLLAMFNAWQPGVFALSGWDLVGALTLDRKQVAALVASGDTRWIHRSAYDLMDYRPDATESTSKMPRGRSLYGTLPDQLADPDSFASKLAAILRVRSQFGLATGTQLDVPRVSHRSMLVMVHQLDIGKQITVLNFSAEPISGTVRSKHLPPGSVVVDMVSGIQVGEVDDLYSFAISLDPHEGLTLLVGEPDE from the coding sequence GTGACCGACCATGAGCCGAGTGAGATTAGCTACGACGAGCAGTTCTATCCGGCCCGACCACGCCGGCTGCGTCCTCGTGCTCGGCTCCGGCTGTTCACGCGTCGGCCCAAGGAGCAGATCGGCAAGCCGGTCGGTGACAACGAGCACTACGTCTCCTGGCTGACCGACCAGTCGATGCTCGCCGACGCGACCGAGTTCGCGCGCAAATTCGCCGGCCAGGGCAGCATGTGGCAGAACCCGTTCGCCAACCCGGACCCACGGGCCGCGATCGAGAAGACCTCGGTGTGGTTCACCGCGTACCCGATTTCCATGATCACCAAGCCGGGCACTTCCTTTCTCGGCACGCTCGGTGACCCCGAGCTGTGGAGTGCCTTCCAGGCCATCGGGATCGATGGTCTGCACACCGGACCGGTGAAGAAGGCCGGTGGGCTGGACGGCTGGAACGCGACCCCCAGCGTCGACGGCCACTTCGACCGGATCAGCACCCAGATCGACGACCTGTTCGGCACCGAGGACGAGTTCCGAGCGATGTGCGAGGTCGCCACGGTGCACGACGGCACGGTGATCGATGACATCGTCCCTGGTCACACCGGCAAGGGCGCCGACTTCCGGTTGGCGGAGATGAAGGTCGGCGATTATCCGGGCATCTTCCACATGGTCGAGATCCCCGAGGACGACTGGAAACTGTTGCCGCGCGTGCCACGCGGTCGAGACTCGGTCAACCTCGACGCCGACGCCGAGCGGCGGCTGCAGCAGGCCGGCTACATCATCGGTCGGCTGCAACGGGTGATCTTCTACGACCCCGGCATCAAGGACACCAACTGGAGCGCCACGGCTCCGGTCCTCGGGCCGGATGGCGTCGAGCGGCGCTGGGTCTATCTGCACTACTTCAAGGAGGGCCAGCCGTCCATCAACTGGCTCGATCCATCCTTTGCCGGGATGCGGCTGGTGATCGGCGATGCGCTGCACTCGCTCGGGGACCTCGGCAGCGGGGCACTGCGGTTGGATGCCAACGGTTTCCTCGGCGTGGAGCGCAACACCGACGACTCGCCGGCCTGGTCCGAGGGCCATCCGCTGTCGGAAGCGGCCAACCAGCTGATCGCCAGCATGGTCCGCAAGGTGGGTGGTTTTACCTTCCAGGAGCTCAACCTGTCCATCGACGACATCGCTCGCGGATCTGCGCGTGGGGCCGATCTGTCGTACGACTTCGTCACCCGGCCCGCCTATCACCACTCGCTGGCCACGGGGGACACCGAGTTCCTGCGGTTGACCATGCACCTGGCGGCCGGCCTCGGGGTGGAGCCCGTTTCGCTGGTGCATGCGCTGCAGAACCACGACGAGATGACCTATGAGCTGGTGCACTTCGCCGCGGTGCACTCAGCCGAGCTGTTCACCTTCCGGGGGGAGGAGATCACCGGTTCGGCGCTGGCCGAGCTCATCCGCAGTGAGCTGATCGAGCGGCTGACGGGGGAGGCCGGGCCGTACAACGCGACCTTCACTCAGAACGGCATCGCGTCCACCACGGCGACGATCATCGCTGCGTCGCTGGGCATCACCGAGATCGACGATCTGTCGGTCGACCAGGTCGAGTCGATCAAGAACGCGCACCTGCTGCTGGCCATGTTCAATGCCTGGCAGCCGGGCGTCTTCGCCTTGTCCGGATGGGATCTGGTCGGTGCCTTGACCCTCGACCGCAAGCAGGTCGCCGCGCTCGTCGCCTCCGGCGACACCCGCTGGATCCACCGGTCGGCGTACGACCTGATGGACTATCGCCCCGATGCGACCGAGTCGACCTCGAAGATGCCTCGCGGTCGGAGTCTGTATGGCACGCTGCCCGACCAGCTGGCCGATCCCGACTCCTTCGCCTCGAAACTGGCCGCGATCCTGCGGGTCCGCAGCCAGTTCGGGCTGGCGACCGGGACCCAGCTGGACGTGCCTCGGGTGTCGCATCGTTCGATGCTGGTGATGGTGCATCAGCTCGACATCGGCAAGCAGATCACGGTGCTCAACTTCTCTGCCGAGCCCATCTCGGGCACGGTACGGTCCAAGCATCTGCCGCCCGGGTCCGTTGTGGTGGACATGGTCAGCGGCATTCAGGTGGGCGAGGTCGATGACCTGTACAGCTTCGCCATCTCACTCGACCCGCACGAAGGGCTCACGCTGCTGGTCGGCGAGCCCGATGAGTAG
- a CDS encoding ATP-binding protein, with product MTEVEVKLGSGGCPQLGPTLCAFGNMPNGGTVLVGLDEHHDFAVVGVADPSLIEAGIAAQARTAVVPPVQVSFEEADVDDVTLVIATVYPIPSNHRPCRHQGRAYLRQADGDYVMSEQEIQQILAMRERPRHDAVVVDATSLADLESDLLGPFLTQARATSRRLADQPDAEVLRRKGVLAPDGTRLTLAGLYALGSYPQEFEPSLSITAAVQLDSRDGERTRDLVHLDGPLPALLDSAMEWVLRNTQTTVRFDLDGHGRDVAEIPMVAVRELIANALVHRDLGAHTQGKRVEIRLTGETLIITNPGGLYGVSREQLGKPGGKSAVNEFLYDICKLTRTPSGSRVIEGEGGGIREVQRELRAANMRPPTFIDAGVRFTVLLPRHSLLPPPDVRWLGSVDPDGDLTDVQRRILVGMRHGEQWTNSRVREEFAPIDSREARASLQDLVTRGLAVASGERGQTSYGALAEGRVDDLEQVPRVVIKSPSGGDPQSGEQDSLFDTSQPLAELSRNAPDVWVALESGPRTAVALSDETGLSLRQVRYALGALVESGRVAVDGGQGRPGTTYRRTRG from the coding sequence ATGACCGAGGTTGAGGTCAAGCTCGGGTCTGGGGGCTGTCCCCAACTCGGGCCGACGCTGTGCGCTTTCGGCAACATGCCTAATGGCGGGACGGTTCTCGTGGGCTTGGACGAACACCATGATTTTGCGGTCGTCGGCGTAGCCGATCCATCCCTGATCGAGGCCGGCATCGCTGCCCAGGCCCGAACTGCCGTGGTGCCACCGGTTCAGGTCTCCTTTGAGGAAGCTGACGTCGACGATGTCACTTTAGTGATCGCCACGGTCTACCCGATCCCCTCCAATCACCGTCCTTGCCGTCACCAGGGTCGCGCGTACCTGCGCCAAGCCGATGGTGACTACGTGATGAGCGAGCAGGAGATTCAGCAGATTCTCGCGATGCGGGAGCGTCCACGCCATGATGCCGTGGTCGTGGATGCGACGTCGCTCGCGGACCTTGAATCCGATCTTTTGGGTCCTTTCCTCACCCAGGCTCGGGCCACTTCGCGCCGGCTGGCCGATCAGCCGGATGCTGAGGTCCTGCGGCGCAAAGGGGTGCTCGCGCCGGATGGAACTCGATTGACTCTGGCCGGGCTCTACGCATTGGGTAGCTATCCGCAGGAGTTTGAGCCAAGTCTGTCGATCACGGCTGCTGTTCAGTTGGACTCGCGGGACGGTGAGCGTACGCGGGACCTCGTGCACCTTGACGGGCCCTTGCCGGCACTGCTTGATTCTGCGATGGAATGGGTGCTCCGAAACACTCAGACTACGGTCCGATTCGATCTGGACGGGCACGGGCGTGACGTTGCCGAGATCCCGATGGTCGCCGTGCGTGAGCTCATCGCCAATGCGCTCGTGCACCGGGACTTGGGAGCACATACCCAGGGCAAACGGGTAGAGATCAGACTGACTGGCGAAACTCTCATCATCACGAATCCCGGTGGTCTCTACGGGGTCAGTCGCGAGCAGTTGGGCAAGCCCGGCGGCAAATCGGCGGTCAACGAGTTCCTGTACGACATCTGCAAGCTGACTCGTACCCCCAGTGGGTCGCGGGTCATCGAGGGCGAAGGCGGAGGAATCCGCGAAGTGCAGCGCGAGCTTCGAGCCGCGAATATGCGACCTCCGACCTTCATAGACGCGGGCGTCAGATTCACGGTTCTGTTGCCGCGACATTCCCTTCTGCCTCCCCCCGACGTGAGGTGGCTCGGCAGCGTGGATCCTGACGGAGATCTGACTGACGTACAACGGCGGATCCTGGTCGGGATGAGACATGGCGAGCAGTGGACCAACAGCCGAGTGCGCGAGGAGTTCGCTCCGATCGACTCGCGGGAGGCGCGTGCGAGCCTTCAGGATCTGGTTACGCGTGGCCTCGCGGTGGCTAGTGGTGAGCGAGGACAGACCTCGTACGGGGCTCTTGCAGAGGGCCGCGTGGATGATCTCGAACAGGTGCCGCGGGTTGTCATCAAGAGCCCGAGTGGAGGAGACCCGCAGTCGGGTGAACAAGACTCGCTCTTTGACACCTCGCAACCATTGGCCGAGTTGAGTCGCAACGCACCGGACGTCTGGGTCGCGCTCGAAAGCGGTCCACGGACGGCAGTCGCGCTGTCCGATGAGACTGGCTTGTCGCTCCGTCAGGTTCGGTACGCGTTAGGGGCGTTGGTGGAGTCCGGACGCGTCGCCGTCGATGGTGGACAAGGTCGACCTGGCACGACCTACCGTCGAACCCGCGGCTAG
- a CDS encoding TetR/AcrR family transcriptional regulator, with amino-acid sequence MVSPSVGAGAGGPRDDLVEERRAAIMAAAEQLLAVHGFDAMRLRDVAQQARVSIGLIQHYFNTRDELLFETMRTASRRRAQQWVRLATGAANAGEKITGLLEGAISDPHRCVIWLETCAASTRHPELRSDVQLTQQAWREAIQAAIEEGLATGELAPVVPTDDLVLLLISLIDGLMLATVTEDNGDTSQAERTRVLRETAQRLLGMPG; translated from the coding sequence ATGGTGAGCCCGAGTGTTGGTGCTGGTGCAGGCGGTCCTCGTGACGATCTCGTCGAGGAGCGCCGGGCCGCGATCATGGCCGCCGCTGAGCAACTGCTCGCCGTGCACGGATTCGATGCCATGCGACTGCGGGACGTGGCCCAGCAGGCCAGGGTCTCGATCGGACTCATCCAGCACTACTTCAACACCCGAGACGAACTGCTCTTCGAGACGATGCGCACGGCGAGCCGGCGCCGAGCCCAGCAGTGGGTCAGGCTGGCCACCGGTGCAGCCAACGCGGGCGAGAAGATCACCGGTCTGCTGGAAGGGGCGATCAGCGATCCGCATCGCTGCGTGATCTGGCTGGAGACCTGCGCCGCCTCGACCCGTCATCCAGAGCTCCGGTCTGACGTACAGCTGACTCAGCAGGCGTGGCGGGAGGCGATCCAGGCGGCCATCGAGGAGGGCCTGGCGACTGGCGAGTTGGCACCGGTCGTGCCAACCGACGATCTCGTCCTGCTGCTCATCAGCCTGATCGACGGTCTGATGCTTGCCACCGTCACCGAGGACAACGGCGACACCAGCCAGGCCGAACGGACCAGAGTGCTGCGGGAGACAGCGCAGCGGCTGCTGGGGATGCCTGGGTGA